Proteins encoded by one window of Dreissena polymorpha isolate Duluth1 chromosome 11, UMN_Dpol_1.0, whole genome shotgun sequence:
- the LOC127850518 gene encoding hemoglobin subunit alpha-D-like, whose translation MGCTSSLVVANKKEKLKHMCSQSHKANIVLTESDKHSIQKSWQLVSNNMPAVGAKIFLLIFALNPHVKKLFPFRDVPDDLCVRDKDFRGHASRFMQAVGAAVDNIDDLENAMAPLLFGLGQQHVHYQGFKPENFDIFVAAILEVLQHEMGRKLTDSMKETWRRVLEFMISKLKDGYENAMKTKVNPL comes from the coding sequence ATGGGTTGCACATCGTCGCTAGTTGtagcaaataaaaaagaaaaactaaAACACATGTGTTCTCAAAGTCACAAAGCCAACATCGTTTTAACTGAAAGTGACAAGCATAGCATTCAAAAGAGCTGGCAACTCGTGTCCAATAACATGCCGGCAGTCGGAGCCAAAATATTTCTACTCATTTTCGCCCTGAATCCGCACGTGAAGAAACTATTTCCGTTCCGCGACGTTCCGGATGACTTATGTGTGCGAGACAAAGATTTCCGCGGACACGCCTCGAGATTCATGCAAGCGGTAGGAGCGGCAGTCGACAATATTGATGACCTCGAAAACGCAATGGCGCCTTTGCTGTTCGGGTTGGGACAGCAACACGTGCATTACCAAGGGTTCAAGCCCGAGAACTTTGACATTTTTGTTGCTGCGATTTTAGAGGTGCTGCAACACGAGATGGGTAGAAAATTGACTGATTCAATGAAAGAAACATGGCGGCGTGTGTTGGAATTCATGATCAGTAAACTGAAAGACGGATATGAAAATGccatgaaaacaaaagttaaccCATTATAA